From Caulobacter segnis, a single genomic window includes:
- a CDS encoding GNAT family N-acetyltransferase — protein sequence MTLAIRPALTSEIEALRALERASAQRFIGLMDALAEDEPSPAPVLAARIAIRGLLVAETDGVLAAFVMFRPVGDGLYIEQIDVLPAFAGRRIGAGLIEAVAERARADGLARLTLSTFRDVPWNAPWYRRLGFADLDDKKLAPDLMEIRRKHLARGLDESLRVFMERPL from the coding sequence GTGACCCTCGCCATTCGCCCCGCCCTGACATCCGAGATCGAGGCCTTGCGCGCGCTGGAGCGCGCCTCGGCCCAGCGCTTCATCGGCCTGATGGACGCCCTGGCCGAAGACGAGCCCTCGCCCGCCCCGGTGCTGGCCGCGCGCATCGCGATCCGCGGCCTGCTGGTCGCCGAGACGGACGGCGTCCTGGCGGCGTTCGTGATGTTCCGCCCCGTGGGAGACGGTCTCTATATCGAGCAGATCGACGTGCTGCCGGCCTTCGCGGGCCGGCGCATCGGCGCGGGCCTGATCGAGGCCGTGGCCGAGCGGGCGCGGGCGGACGGCCTGGCTCGCCTGACGCTGTCGACCTTCCGCGACGTGCCGTGGAACGCGCCCTGGTACCGACGCCTGGGCTTCGCCGACCTCGACGACAAAAAACTAGCGCCAGACCTCATGGAGATCCGACGCAAACATCTGGCGCGGGGACTCGACGAGAGCCTCCGCGTCTTCATGGAACGACCACTCTAG
- a CDS encoding methyl-accepting chemotaxis protein produces MRLKLSGAMNLFGAALTVGLILLAAGSWKAISSQRIGGPLYDEIVAGKDLTADILPPPMYVIETYLDAQTAYLTRTPDKIADAAKEIDRLSGEYDARLVYWRKQTLSPEVTQTLLRDSDVAALRVRAAARKLVAALEAKDQAAADAAYAEMSSAYAAHRAAVDKAVPVIAAGNAAVEADAHHRQVTDLSLTAGLMLLLGAVIGGGVWAMRRAVVRPVQAITRYMAGLANDDYAAAVPFADRKDELGEMAKAIAVFRESLLERQSLRERDERSRGDADRQRAAVEADRRSEEESRREALDGLADGLRRLADGQVGVRLTNAFASDYERLRQDFNTTAQTLNATMGDIGGASRGVDCGAAEIAQAADDLSRRTEQQAASLEETAAALGQITSAVRQAADGAVKANQMVDVARDEARSTEASVRDAVAAVREIEEASAQIGRIIGVIDEIAFQTNLLALNAGVEAARAGDSGKGFAVVAQEVRALAQRSADAAREIKVLINATTAKVDVGVALVDQSGVALGNIITRVSEISTLVAEIATAAQEQATGLREVNTAVNQMDQMTQQNAAMVEETTAAAHSLKGEAARLGELVKRFDIPSGASSSASRAA; encoded by the coding sequence ATGCGCCTGAAGTTATCCGGGGCGATGAATCTGTTCGGCGCCGCGCTGACGGTCGGCCTGATCCTTCTGGCCGCCGGCTCGTGGAAGGCCATCTCCAGCCAGCGCATCGGTGGTCCGCTCTATGACGAGATCGTCGCGGGCAAGGACCTGACGGCCGACATCCTGCCGCCACCGATGTACGTGATCGAGACCTATCTCGACGCCCAGACCGCCTATCTGACCCGCACGCCGGACAAGATCGCCGACGCGGCCAAGGAGATCGACCGGCTGTCGGGCGAGTACGACGCCCGCCTCGTCTACTGGCGCAAGCAGACCCTGTCGCCCGAGGTGACCCAGACCCTGCTGCGCGATTCCGACGTCGCCGCCCTGCGGGTGCGGGCCGCCGCCCGCAAGTTGGTCGCGGCGCTGGAGGCCAAGGATCAAGCCGCCGCCGACGCCGCCTATGCCGAGATGTCCAGCGCCTACGCCGCCCACCGCGCCGCCGTCGACAAGGCCGTGCCGGTCATCGCCGCCGGCAACGCCGCCGTCGAGGCCGACGCCCACCATCGCCAGGTGACCGACCTGTCGCTGACGGCGGGCCTGATGCTGCTGTTGGGCGCCGTGATCGGCGGCGGTGTCTGGGCCATGCGCCGCGCCGTGGTGCGGCCGGTGCAGGCGATCACGCGCTACATGGCGGGCCTGGCCAATGACGACTACGCCGCCGCCGTGCCGTTCGCCGACCGCAAGGACGAACTGGGCGAGATGGCCAAGGCCATCGCCGTCTTCCGCGAGAGCCTGCTGGAGCGCCAGTCGTTGCGCGAACGCGACGAACGATCGCGCGGCGACGCCGACCGCCAGCGCGCCGCCGTCGAGGCCGATCGCCGGTCGGAAGAGGAAAGCCGCCGCGAGGCGCTGGACGGCCTGGCCGACGGCCTGCGCCGCCTGGCCGACGGCCAGGTGGGCGTGCGCCTGACCAACGCCTTCGCCTCGGACTACGAGCGCCTGCGCCAGGATTTCAACACCACCGCCCAGACCCTGAACGCCACTATGGGCGACATCGGCGGCGCCTCGCGCGGCGTCGATTGCGGGGCGGCCGAGATCGCCCAGGCCGCCGACGATCTTTCCCGCCGCACGGAGCAACAGGCCGCCAGCCTGGAAGAGACCGCCGCGGCCCTTGGCCAGATCACCAGCGCGGTGCGTCAGGCCGCCGACGGCGCGGTCAAGGCCAACCAGATGGTCGACGTCGCCCGCGACGAGGCTCGCTCGACCGAGGCCTCGGTGCGCGACGCCGTCGCCGCCGTGCGCGAGATCGAGGAGGCGTCGGCGCAGATCGGTCGCATCATCGGGGTGATCGACGAGATCGCCTTCCAGACCAACCTCCTAGCGCTGAACGCGGGGGTCGAGGCCGCCCGCGCCGGCGACAGCGGCAAGGGGTTCGCGGTCGTCGCCCAGGAAGTTCGCGCCCTGGCCCAGCGTTCGGCCGACGCCGCCCGAGAGATCAAGGTTCTGATCAACGCCACCACCGCCAAGGTCGATGTCGGCGTCGCCCTGGTCGACCAGTCGGGCGTCGCGCTGGGCAACATCATCACCCGCGTCAGCGAGATCTCGACTCTGGTGGCCGAGATCGCCACGGCGGCCCAGGAACAGGCGACCGGGCTTCGCGAGGTCAACACCGCCGTCAACCAGATGGATCAGATGACCCAGCAGAACGCGGCCATGGTGGAGGAGACCACCGCCGCCGCCCACTCGCTGAAGGGCGAGGCCGCCCGCCTCGGCGAACTGGTCAAGCGGTTCGACATTCCCTCCGGCGCGTCCAGCTCCGCCTCGCGCGCCGCCTGA